Proteins encoded by one window of Azospirillum brasilense:
- a CDS encoding NAD(P)/FAD-dependent oxidoreductase, protein MSHTVHRTDVVIVGAGPVGLFAVFECGMLKMRCHVVDALDMVGGQCTALYPEKPIYDIPAHPAIEAADLIDRLAEQAAPFNPTYHLGQQVEKLTRTEEGRWLVETSIGTRIDTQAVIIAAGCGAFGPNRPPLDGLEQYEGTSVFYMVRRKQDFAGKRVVIAGGGDSAVDWTLSLADVAEKVYVVHRRPKFRAAPESVARMDALVREGKVEMVVPYQLSGLVGENGQLSAVRVATLDGEEKDLPADALLAFFGLSMNLGPIAEWGLNLERSHIGVSLPGCATSAPGVYAIGDIATYPGKLKLILCGFSEAAQAAHAIHPLVHPGEALHFEYSTSKGVPGAE, encoded by the coding sequence ATGTCGCACACCGTCCATCGCACCGACGTCGTCATCGTCGGCGCCGGCCCCGTCGGTCTCTTCGCCGTGTTCGAATGCGGCATGCTGAAGATGCGATGCCATGTGGTGGACGCGCTGGACATGGTGGGCGGGCAGTGCACCGCGCTGTACCCGGAAAAGCCGATCTACGACATCCCGGCCCACCCGGCCATCGAGGCCGCCGACCTGATCGACCGGCTGGCGGAGCAGGCCGCCCCCTTCAACCCGACCTATCATCTGGGCCAGCAGGTCGAGAAGCTGACCCGGACGGAGGAAGGGCGCTGGCTGGTGGAGACCAGCATCGGCACCCGCATCGACACCCAGGCGGTGATCATCGCCGCCGGCTGCGGCGCCTTCGGCCCCAACCGCCCGCCGCTGGACGGGCTGGAGCAGTATGAGGGCACGTCGGTCTTCTACATGGTCCGCCGCAAGCAGGATTTCGCCGGCAAGCGCGTGGTGATCGCCGGCGGCGGCGATTCCGCCGTGGACTGGACGCTGTCGCTGGCCGACGTGGCGGAGAAGGTCTACGTCGTCCACCGTCGGCCCAAGTTCCGCGCCGCCCCGGAAAGCGTCGCCCGCATGGACGCGCTGGTCCGCGAGGGCAAGGTTGAGATGGTGGTGCCCTACCAGCTCTCCGGTCTGGTGGGCGAGAACGGCCAGCTCTCCGCCGTGCGCGTCGCCACGCTGGACGGCGAGGAGAAGGACCTGCCGGCCGACGCGCTGCTCGCCTTCTTCGGCCTGTCGATGAATCTGGGGCCGATCGCCGAGTGGGGCCTGAACCTGGAGCGCAGCCACATCGGCGTCAGCCTGCCCGGCTGCGCCACCAGCGCCCCCGGCGTCTACGCCATCGGCGACATCGCCACCTACCCCGGCAAGCTGAAGCTGATCCTCTGCGGCTTTTCCGAGGCGGCGCAGGCGGCCCACGCCATCCACCCGCTGGTCCATCCGGGCGAGGCGCTGCACTTCGAATATTCGACCTCCAAGGGCGTTCCCGGCGCCGAGTAA
- the tsaE gene encoding tRNA (adenosine(37)-N6)-threonylcarbamoyltransferase complex ATPase subunit type 1 TsaE has protein sequence MIQTNSTPNTRAVALPSEEATAALARRLAAALAPGDLVALRGDLGAGKSALCRALIRAVTEEDAEVPSPTFTLVQTYDTDIGPVWHFDLYRLSGPDEVTELGWDEARAEAVLLVEWPDRLGPLLPADRLDVAMSFAGPTERRATLTGHGAWESRLHTLDLTGMERP, from the coding sequence ATGATCCAGACCAATTCCACCCCGAACACGCGCGCCGTTGCGCTGCCGAGCGAGGAGGCGACCGCCGCGCTGGCCCGCCGCTTGGCCGCGGCGCTGGCGCCCGGCGACCTCGTGGCCCTGCGCGGCGACCTGGGCGCCGGCAAGTCCGCCCTGTGCCGCGCCCTGATCCGCGCCGTGACGGAGGAGGACGCCGAGGTGCCGTCCCCCACCTTCACGCTGGTCCAGACCTACGACACCGACATCGGTCCGGTCTGGCATTTCGACCTCTACCGCCTGTCCGGCCCCGACGAGGTGACCGAACTGGGCTGGGACGAGGCCCGCGCCGAGGCCGTCCTGCTGGTGGAATGGCCGGACCGGCTGGGGCCGCTGCTGCCCGCCGACCGCCTCGACGTCGCGATGAGCTTCGCCGGGCCGACCGAGCGCCGCGCCACCCTGACCGGCCACGGCGCCTGGGAATCGCGCTTGCACACCCTTGACCTCACCGGAATGGAGCGGCCGTGA
- a CDS encoding aminoglycoside phosphotransferase family protein yields the protein MTDRASQIAAFLARHGLEGAKREPLAGDASARRYERLTTPDGGTLILVDTPVPAEDLVPFIAIGATLDRLGFSVPAILAAEVEAGLAIQEDFGDGTLTRLLNAGKEPRPLYELATDVLIELHRRLPVEEAARLNLPLYDAALFTQQVALFADVYMPAATGKPLSDKARSDFDAAWNAVVPGACAGPQSLLLRDYHVDNVMRLPRPGLRAAGLIDYQSAGLGPVAYDLVSLLEDARRDLPAGLEGVLLDRYRAAFPDRDWDAFRRSYAVLGAIRHTRIVAIFVRLALQRRRGYLLHLPRVWRLLEGQLAKPELAPVADWFARHLPPGTRAELVVPEPD from the coding sequence GTGACCGACCGCGCGTCGCAGATCGCCGCCTTCCTCGCCCGCCACGGGCTGGAGGGCGCCAAACGCGAGCCGCTGGCCGGCGACGCCTCGGCACGCCGCTACGAGCGGCTGACGACTCCGGACGGCGGGACGCTGATCCTGGTCGACACCCCCGTCCCGGCGGAGGATCTGGTGCCCTTCATCGCCATCGGCGCCACCCTGGACCGGCTGGGCTTCTCCGTTCCCGCCATCCTGGCGGCGGAGGTCGAGGCGGGGCTGGCCATCCAGGAGGATTTCGGCGACGGCACCCTGACCCGCCTGCTGAACGCCGGGAAGGAGCCGCGCCCGCTCTACGAACTGGCGACCGACGTTCTGATCGAGCTGCACCGCCGCCTCCCGGTGGAGGAGGCGGCCCGCCTGAATCTGCCGCTCTACGACGCGGCCCTGTTCACGCAGCAGGTGGCGCTGTTCGCCGACGTCTACATGCCTGCGGCGACCGGAAAACCGCTGTCCGACAAGGCGCGGTCCGACTTCGACGCGGCGTGGAACGCGGTGGTGCCGGGAGCCTGCGCCGGGCCGCAGTCGCTGCTGCTGCGCGATTACCATGTGGACAACGTGATGCGGCTGCCCCGGCCCGGTCTGCGGGCGGCCGGGCTGATCGATTACCAGAGCGCCGGGCTCGGCCCCGTCGCCTACGATCTGGTGTCGCTGCTGGAGGACGCCCGCCGCGACCTGCCCGCCGGGCTGGAGGGCGTGCTGCTCGACCGCTACCGGGCGGCCTTCCCGGATCGGGACTGGGACGCCTTCCGCCGCTCCTACGCGGTGCTGGGCGCGATCCGGCACACCCGCATCGTCGCCATCTTCGTGCGTCTGGCGTTGCAGCGCCGACGCGGCTATCTCCTTCACCTGCCGCGCGTCTGGCGGCTTCTGGAAGGCCAGCTCGCCAAGCCCGAACTGGCCCCGGTCGCCGACTGGTTTGCCCGTCATCTGCCGCCGGGTACCCGCGCGGAGCTTGTCGTTCCGGAGCCGGATTGA
- a CDS encoding nucleotidyltransferase family protein, giving the protein MSPVSKKTRTKTSPVTTVPAKAMVMAAGLGLRMRPLTLERPKPLIPVMGKPMLDHALDRLEEAGVTAAVVNSHYKGEMIAAHLAGRTSPAITLSPEDTLLETGGGVKKALPLLGTDPVYVVNADILWLDGPSPTLARLARHWNPDEMDALLLLMATTKAVGYEGRGDYHMDPLGRLTRRGEMEIAPFVYAGVQIVKPELFGQDTPDGAFSTNRVWDRAQEAGRLFGLAHDGLWFHIGTPDALAETEEMLSMSDVSVVTT; this is encoded by the coding sequence ATGTCGCCTGTCTCGAAGAAGACCCGTACCAAGACGTCGCCTGTGACCACCGTTCCCGCCAAGGCCATGGTGATGGCCGCCGGGCTGGGCCTGCGGATGCGCCCGCTGACCCTGGAGCGCCCGAAGCCCCTGATTCCGGTGATGGGCAAGCCGATGCTCGACCACGCGCTCGACCGGCTGGAAGAGGCCGGCGTGACCGCCGCCGTGGTGAACAGCCATTACAAGGGCGAAATGATCGCCGCCCATCTGGCGGGACGGACCAGCCCGGCCATCACCCTGTCGCCGGAGGACACGCTGCTGGAAACCGGCGGCGGCGTGAAGAAGGCGCTGCCGCTGCTCGGTACCGACCCGGTCTATGTGGTCAACGCCGACATCCTGTGGCTCGACGGCCCCTCCCCCACGCTGGCGCGGCTGGCCCGCCACTGGAACCCGGACGAGATGGACGCGCTCCTCCTGCTGATGGCGACCACCAAGGCGGTGGGCTACGAGGGGCGCGGCGATTACCACATGGACCCGCTGGGCCGGCTGACCCGGCGCGGCGAGATGGAGATCGCCCCCTTCGTCTACGCCGGCGTCCAGATCGTGAAGCCGGAGCTGTTCGGGCAGGACACCCCCGACGGCGCCTTCTCCACCAACCGCGTCTGGGACCGCGCGCAGGAGGCCGGGCGCCTCTTCGGCCTCGCCCATGACGGGCTGTGGTTCCACATCGGCACCCCCGACGCTCTGGCCGAGACGGAGGAGATGCTGTCGATGAGCGACGTGTCGGTGGTCACCACCTGA